The following coding sequences are from one Stegostoma tigrinum isolate sSteTig4 chromosome 11, sSteTig4.hap1, whole genome shotgun sequence window:
- the LOC125460441 gene encoding uncharacterized protein LOC125460441 isoform X1, producing MVLGKTTHTDQILNYRSNHPNTHKRSCIRTLFQRATTHCSTEELRRAEENHLYSVFKKNGYPMNTVRRFLSNKPKQTDKTGSETITALPYIKDISKMTARLLGPLGIRVAHKPTNTLKQQLMNLKDPIQTTNKTNVMYKIPCKNCDKHYIGQTGRKLSTRIHEHQLATKRHDPLSLVSLHIDEEGHDFDWDNTSILGQAKQRHA from the coding sequence gaaaacaacacatacggaccaaatactgaactacaggagcaaccatcccaacacccacaaacgaagctgcattagaacattattccaacgagccaccacacactgcagcacagaggaactacgcagagcagaggaaaatcacctatacagcgtattcaaaaagaacgggtacccaatgaacacagtccgccgatttctcagcaataaacccaaacaaacagacaaaacgggctcagaaaccataaccgctctcccctacatcaaagacatttccaaaatgactgccagactactcggacctcttggcatcagggtagctcacaaacccaccaatacactaaaacagcagctaatgaacttaaaagaccctatacagacaacaaataaaacgaacgtcatgtacaaaataccttgcaagaactgtgacaaacactacattggacaaactggcaggaagctatccaccaggatacatgaacatcaactagccacaaaacgacatgacccactatcactcgtatccttacatatagatgaggaaggacacgactttgattgggacaacacatccatcctaggacaagccaaacagagacacgcatga
- the LOC125460441 gene encoding uncharacterized protein LOC125460441 isoform X2: MKTTHTDQILNYRSNHPNTHKRSCIRTLFQRATTHCSTEELRRAEENHLYSVFKKNGYPMNTVRRFLSNKPKQTDKTGSETITALPYIKDISKMTARLLGPLGIRVAHKPTNTLKQQLMNLKDPIQTTNKTNVMYKIPCKNCDKHYIGQTGRKLSTRIHEHQLATKRHDPLSLVSLHIDEEGHDFDWDNTSILGQAKQRHA, from the coding sequence gaaaacaacacatacggaccaaatactgaactacaggagcaaccatcccaacacccacaaacgaagctgcattagaacattattccaacgagccaccacacactgcagcacagaggaactacgcagagcagaggaaaatcacctatacagcgtattcaaaaagaacgggtacccaatgaacacagtccgccgatttctcagcaataaacccaaacaaacagacaaaacgggctcagaaaccataaccgctctcccctacatcaaagacatttccaaaatgactgccagactactcggacctcttggcatcagggtagctcacaaacccaccaatacactaaaacagcagctaatgaacttaaaagaccctatacagacaacaaataaaacgaacgtcatgtacaaaataccttgcaagaactgtgacaaacactacattggacaaactggcaggaagctatccaccaggatacatgaacatcaactagccacaaaacgacatgacccactatcactcgtatccttacatatagatgaggaaggacacgactttgattgggacaacacatccatcctaggacaagccaaacagagacacgcatga